From Candidatus Hydrogenedentota bacterium:
TATCGCAGATCGAAGTGTTGCGCGTGCCGCTCGAAAGCCCGACGGCCAAGCTGCGATCCACCGTTGGTATTGTCGCCGCGCGGTCGTCACGTTACACGCTGACGTTCACTCACGCATATCCGCTCGTGCAAGACATTGAAGCGCGCAGCATGATCATGGGAACGCCGCAACGCAGTTCGATTATGGGGCGCGTCAACGCCTTCCAATTCGTGCAGGGGCCCGACTCGATCGTAAATAACTTTTCCGTCGGCGCGAGCGAGATGCGGATAGTTCAGGTCGAATCCGAGATAGCATCACCCGGCACGATCGATGGCGCGCTCGTGTGGGACGCGAATGGTATCCACGGCGACCTGGTCAACAACACCGGCCTGACCGTGCGCAACCCCTTCCTGCTGGTGAACGGCACGCGGTCGCCCCTGCGCGTGGACGGCAACCGGTGGAACGCGGCCTTCTCGAACGAGGAAATTGGGTCGCGCGACGCGCTGTTGAGCGCGGCGGACCGGAACTTGCTCATGAGCTACGGGTACTACGGCGGCAACCTCCTGGACACCAATCGATTGCGCGAAGCGTACATGGAGGATTTGTTCGCATCGGAGCGCAACAGCGCGTTTCCCGACGAGCGCGTCGGGCCTTATGTGTGCGGGTGGATCGATCAAAAGCCGTACCGCAGCTTGGATATCGGCGAACCGGCGAACGAGCGCATCTATGCAACATTGCTCGTCGCCGACGTGACCATCGCCACTGGCGAAGGCGCCGCACCACGCCGTGTGGAACTCGAGGCGGACGTGCCGTTCGCACAGCGCAAGGGGCAGTTCGATCCGAGTTTCAACTATGGCGGGGATTCGTTGCGTTATTCGATCTCGGGCGGCGAGCCGATTGCCATTCAGATCGAAATCCCGCGGCAGTGCCTTGCCCATGCCGACAGCGTTCTCGAAGTGGACGTGTACTCGGGCATGGTGGGGGGCGAGCAGGCCGACGTCGTCTATTATCCGAAAGGTACGGACGAGTCGTGGGCCGCGGAGCATCGTGGCGAAACGGTAAACGCCGGAAAAGACGGGCAAAACGTGCGCGTCACAACGTATACGATCGACGACTGGGCGTCGCGCATGAATCCGCAGACCCTGCAGATCGACGGCGAGGTCGCCATCCCCGGGATCGATCCGAAATCACAATACGCGCGCGTGGACGTGCGCGCGCGCCTTCTTGTGCCCCAAACCGAAGCCTACGGCGGAGTATGGAAGAAATGGCAATCGTAGAGACCCGTTCGCTGACCAAACGATACAACACGTTTACCGCGCTGAAGGAATTGAATCTGACGCTCGAAGTAGGCGACATCTTCGGCTTCATCGGCCCGAACGGCGCGGGGAAGACAACAACGATTCGCATCCTCTCGACACTGCTCGCGCCCACATCGGGTGCAGCGTTTATCGACGGGATCGACGTGACCAAACAACCGTATGAGATTAAGAGGATTCTCGGGTACATGCCCGACTCGTTCGGCGTGTACGACGGGATGCGCTTGCGGGAGTACCTCGATTTTTTCGGCGCGGCGTACAAAATTCCAAGCAAGAAGCGGAAGACGATTATCGACGACGTGCTGGCGTTGACGGACCTCACATCAAAGGCGTTCGATTTTGTCAGTGCGTTTTCGCGCGGCATGAAGCAGCGGTGCTGCCTGGCAAAGACGCTGCTGCACGATCCGAAGGTGCTCCTGCTCGACGAACCCGCGAGCGGGCTCGATCCGCGCGCGCGCATCGAAATGCGCGAACTACTGAAGACGTTGCAGGGAATGGGCAAGACCATTTTAATTTCGTCGCATATCCTCTCCGAACTCGGCGACATGTGCAACAAAATCGGGATCATCGAGCATGGAACGCTGTTGGCGTGCGGCGATTTCCGCGAGATTCTGAACTCGCTCCAACAGGAGCGCGAGGTGCGCATCGAGGTGATTGCGGGGGAGGACGACGCGATGCGCATCCTCGAAGCGACGCCCGGGGTAAGCAATCTCGAGCGCTCCGGCAGTGAATTCAACTTCGTGTCGCAACTCGACCGCATCGCGCTCGCAAACCTGAACACGTCGCTCGTGTCCGCGGGCGTGAAAGTACTGTCGTTCAGCCAGGACGAAGGCACGCTCGAGGACGTGTTCCTGCACGTTACGAAGGGAGGGTTGTAAACCGGCATGGGCACGTGTCGCAATTCCAAAAATGCCGGGCGGGCGTTCGATTGAACGACCTTCTGCCCATGGGCGCGGTGGTGAATCGCGAGTTGGTCCGGCTGTTGCGCAGACCGCGCGCGCTCGGGCTGGTGGGGTTTGTCGTAGTGGCCGCAGTGACCACGGTCCTGTCGCTATACCCCGACGCCGACATGAGCCCGGCTGCGCTACGGGAAGCGTCGCAGCATATATTCGCCGCGGTGACCGGCGTGCTGTTTGTTTCGGCGGTGTTGTTGCTGCCGCCAGTCGCCGCCTCGTCGCTGGTACTCGAACGCGAGCAGGACACCTACGCGTTGTTGTGGCTTACGCTGCTCGGGCCGTGGGGGATTGTGATCTCGAAGGCGTTGAACGCGGTCGGGTATTACCTGCTTATGGCGTGCGCGGTGTTGCCGGTGATGTGCATATCCGCATTTCTGATAGGCGTTGACGTGCCGCTGGTAGTATTCGCGTTTCTGACCGTCATCGCGACGGCCGTATCGAGCGCGAGCATCGGGGTAGTCTGCTCGGCAGTCGGGCAATCGACGACAGGCGCCATCTTTGCCAGTTACGCCGTGATCTTTCTTGTACTCGTCGGATACATGCTGCCGTTGTATATCGTTCGATTCGTCTTGAGTCTCCTCGTCCCTTCCACGTACGAATGGCTCTTACTAAACGTCACGGATTTCCTCTTCTTCGCGTCGCCGGTCTCGTCCCTGGGGACCATCATTTCCGATCCCGCGTCCGTAGCCGGGAAATTCTCCGCGCCAATCACAGCGCTCGTCGCGCAAGTCGCGGTTGCTTTCGGCGCAACTGCATACGCCGCGCGCATCCTGGCGAGGCCAAGCGAAAAACGGATGTACCTAAATCCAATCGGCGTGGGGCGGGAGGGAAATCAAGCGCGTCCTCTACAGCGAGAAAACGCGCAGCAGCGTTCTTCTCCGTACGCGCTACGCGACGTTCCTCCGCCGCTTCCCCGCGCGGCCGTACCACAGCCGCGCGTGGTCGACATCGAGTATCTGTACGAAGCGCCGCTTCCTCTTTGGCCGCCGGTGCGCGATGAAGTCAACCCGATGTTTGCGCGCGAGTTGATCCAGCTTCGGCTTGACACGCGCGTTACCGGTCCGCGCGCGGCGATACTCTTCCTCGTTGGCGCAGTTATCTTTGGCACGTCGTTTCTTATCGCCGTGGGCACGATGAGCGGTGGAGAAACGCTTCGGCTCACGCAAATATGGGTGAATCTGGGCCTGTTTGGCGCGGTCGTGCTTGCACCGGTGGCGACGTCCGCGCGCTGGGCGCGCGAACGCGAGAACGAGACGTTTGATATGCTGCGCATGACGACGCTTACGCCACGCGAGATTGTGTCGGGCAAAGCGCTGGCGGCGATTCGCGCTTCGTACCAGTTTGCCGTGTCGCTCTTCGTGGTGTCTTTTCCGGCGGC
This genomic window contains:
- a CDS encoding ABC transporter ATP-binding protein, which gives rise to MVETRSLTKRYNTFTALKELNLTLEVGDIFGFIGPNGAGKTTTIRILSTLLAPTSGAAFIDGIDVTKQPYEIKRILGYMPDSFGVYDGMRLREYLDFFGAAYKIPSKKRKTIIDDVLALTDLTSKAFDFVSAFSRGMKQRCCLAKTLLHDPKVLLLDEPASGLDPRARIEMRELLKTLQGMGKTILISSHILSELGDMCNKIGIIEHGTLLACGDFREILNSLQQEREVRIEVIAGEDDAMRILEATPGVSNLERSGSEFNFVSQLDRIALANLNTSLVSAGVKVLSFSQDEGTLEDVFLHVTKGGL